The window AGGTGGGCGAACGGATCAACAATGGTCAGTGAGCAACCGTTACAAGATGTATAATCCGCTCAAGCAGAACTATGGCCATATAAAGGCCGTTGAGAGCCTTCTAAAGGATATTCCTAAAGTGAAATCTGTATCGATTATTTCATTTACGATGAGATGCCGCTTTAGCATAGATCCAGAGCTCCGGCAAATTAAATCCGACGAGCTTGTCATTTACGATGTGGAGTTGAGTGAATTTATCTCCAGAAAATTGCTCCGATTAAAGTCGGAGAGCCCAGAGCAATTATTTTCTCAAGTGCAGGTTCAATCTATTTATGATCAACTGATTCAGGCTAACGTTACAGACTCAGAGATCCGCAAGCTCCATATAGAGAAAATTACATCGACTACTAAAAATCGTTAACCACCTTGGAGGACTCCATGCCATTACCAGAAGCAATCACACAGATTTTCAAGCGTAAGCAAAAATCCTATAAAATGGTCCTGATCTTATCCTTAATAGAAGAGTTAAGAGCCACTAGTCAAGATCGTGTCTCGTATGACCGAGTGAAGGAGCGATTCCTTAACTATTTCTTAGCTAAACAAGAAAGAGGACACCGGGTAGATCAGCCCCCAGGGCGAGAGCTATGGAAGGATGCTCCGAAAAGCCAGCTGAAGGATATCATTAACAGTCCTATTAATGCCCTCTCACATATTCTGTTTGTTAATTCAGAAGATAACACCATAGGCTTTCATAGCCAGATCCAAAGACAGCTAGGGGAAGAGGAGCTCTCACAGCTAGAGCAAATTGCTAACGAGGAACTCGACTCATACAACGCAGCCTTGCAGCGATTCTCCTTACAAAGCTATCTGGAGAGAATTATGGCTGAGTATGGTACTGCTAAAAATGAAACCTTTGCAGAGCACGCTTTAGGTACTTTGTTCCGTAGGACACTTCCATCTGAACTAAAAGCATTACCCTTCATAGATGAGCAATACAAGGTACAAGGCTCGGTTGGTCAAGGCAATTGGGCAACGGTTCCTTGGCTGGCTATCCTGGATAAACGAATAACAGAAACGACCCAGCATGGGGAATATGTTGTGTATCTGTTTGCTGAGGATATGAGCGCGGTGTATCTTACGTTTAACCAAGGGGTGACTGTGCCTATCCAACAGAAGGGGCGTAAAGAAGGCTATGCTTTTTTACGAAACCGGACGCAAGAGATTCGGGAGCTTCTTACTCTTTCTAATATGAATAAAGATGAGAATATTCGTCTGGTGAATAGTGGTCTAGGACAAGACTATCAGGTATCTACTGTTGCTTATATTAAGTATGAGCGAGGAAGTGTCCCGAACGATGAGCAGCTTATTCAAGACCTTGGGAATGTGATAGAAGATTACCGCTTATATGTGGAAACAGTGTCTTCTACGGATGAAGAAGCCAACGACGAGGAAGTGGAATTATTACCACAGGCAGCCGAACCTCTGAAGGACGAGCAAGTAACAAGCATTCTCCACCAAATCCAAGCCCACATCCGCCGCCAAGGCTTCTTTTTCCCTGAGCATCTAATTGAAAACTTCTACCTCTCGCTAAAAGCCAAACCGTTTGTCATTCTGGCAGGCATCTCAGGCACGGGGAAAACGCGGCTGGTGAAGCTGTTTGCGGAGGCAATGGGGGCGACGCGGGATAATGGGCAGTTTAGCTTGATTCCGGTGCGGCCGGATTGGAGTGATCCTGCGGATCTGCTGGGGTATAAGGATCTGTCGGGCAGGTTCCAGCCGGGTCCCATTACGAAGGTATTAGTGGATGCGCGGCAGCCGGAGAATCGGCATAAGCCTTATTTTATCTGCTTGGATGAGATGAATTTGGCCCGGGTAGAGCATTATTTCAGTGATATGCTTAGTGTGCTGGAGACGCAGGAGTGGCGGGAGGGGGCGATTCAGACGCAGGACCTTATCTCTCCTACCTTGCTGGATACGCCTGAGGACCAACAAACCTATGGTGGCCTTGGCATCGCGGAGAATGTGTTCCTGATCGGGACGGTGAATATGGACGAGACGACACATCCTTTTAGCAAAAAAGTGCTCGACCGCGCCAACACCCTGGAGTTCAATTACATCAATCTGCAGCAGTATCCAGATCAGAGTGAGCAGGTAGAGGCTAATGAGGGTCCTGATGCTGCGGAGCTGAATCATCTTTTTCTACGCTCCGATTATTTGCAGCTTGTAGATGCTTATGATGTCAATAAAGAGCTCGTTGTCCGGACGACTGAGCGATTGGTTAAGATCAACGCCTTGCTTGAGGATATTCATGCTAATGTGGGCTTCCGGGTGCGGGATGCGATTTGCTTCTATATGATTTATAACGATCGGTACAAGCTGATGAGTGAGGAAGAAGCTTTTGACTGGCAGCTGCTGCAAAAGATACTGCCACGCATCCAAGGGAGCCATTCCTCGGTTCGCCGAGTCCTGTTGAACTTGATTAAAGGTGCTATTGGTAATGGAGCTGGCGTGACGGTAGATATTGATGACCTCATGGAGGACGCTGCTCCTCTCTATTTGAAATGGGCTACTGGCAAAACTCCGCCTGTGGCCAAACATCCACAAAGTGCCCGTAAATTGGCATTTATGCTCAGGAGGCTGGAGGAAGATGGATTTACCTCATTCTGGATCTCTTAATGGGACGGTGGAGTTGCTCCGTGTAGAAACGGAGCTTTTTACGCTTTTTCTCCAAGGACGGCCTTATCATCCTACGGTAGAGACCTTGCAGCTTCATCGTTCTTCTAGTCAGGAGTGGGTGAATACACAGCTTGGGCTTGATTGCTCCGAACGGCTAGGTAATGTGCAAATTAAAGTCTTTTCACCTGAGATCAGTGGGATGGTGGACTGGCAGCCGGGGGAGTCTGTTTTTCCATGCTTTTATGAGACACAATCGTATGAACTGGTTATCCAGAATAAGAGCGCGGATAGCCTTTCCTTTTATCATGAGAATGTGCTGCTGCGGCAGGCGGTTAAGCCTCTAGGTGAATCGATTCTTGCGGGTGTTCTGAATTTTGGGAATGAGGTTGGGTTGACGGAGTGGGAGGTCCGAAGTAAGGGACAGACTGTACTGCGAGTAGAGATGGAGATTTTTCCCTCGAAGATGGATTACAAGCTGGATTACCAGAATATCCTGAATGAAGTGAACGCGCAGATTTATAATTTGGCCTTCGATTTCCTGCGCCGAACCTACCAACTCACAGGCCTGCGGGAGACGCAGCATCAGAGCCTGACGGAGTTCTTCACCATATTACAGCATGTCTTTAGACAGCTCTTGGATGCGGTCGAGCGGATTAACAAGAATCCTAATTATGCGCTGCTCCAGGATCGCCGGCTAGTGGATGCCAACCGGGTCAAAAAGGCAGGAAGAGAGAATATCCGTGAGCTCGCGAAGCATCCCGAACGTTTAAGAGAAGATACGGACCATGGATTCTTAACAATCGGCAGCCGAAATTACACAGCCACACATTTAATAGAGACGCGTAAACGGCTCGCCTATGATACGAATGAGAACCGGTTTATCCGCTGGATGCTAGAACGTATTCATGGGAAGCTGAAAGAACTCAAGGGTCGCTGGAAGCAGAATAGCCGAACCCCAGATCCATTACTGATTAAAAGGTTAGACGCCATGCTCACCCAGCTAGAGCGAGTGCTCAAGATGGATTTCTTGCGTGAGGCTGGAGTGCTGAAGCAGATGTCTGTTACGCTTGTGCTGCAGATGGCCCCCGGATACCGCGAGGTCTATCGCTGTTATCTGATGCTGCTTAAGGGCCTGTCTATCCAAGGCGACCTGTTCCGCTTATCGATGAAGGATGTTGCTCAGCTCTATGAGTATTGGTGCTTCCTCAAGCTGAATCAGCTCCTGGGGCAGAAGTATAAGCTGGTGAAGCAGGATATTATTAAGGTGAACCGGAACGGTATCTTTGTTACGCTGGATCGCTCGCAGAGCGCTAAGATGGTCTACGAGAATCCAGTCAATGGGGAGCAGTTCATCCTGTACTATAATACGATTCCCGGCTCGGATAAGACCCCGACGCTCAGTCAAAGGCCGGATAATGTACTGACACTGAAGAAGAAGGATGCTGG of the Paenibacillus pedocola genome contains:
- a CDS encoding nuclease-related domain-containing protein, coding for MFKALWSIFKKSDTEPPQPVRRAPTAKGKPKVAATRIGELGEHKINIQLDQLPKECKSLSDLLLPNPKSRTGYAQIDHVVISPYCLFIIETKNYNGEIKGGRTDQQWSVSNRYKMYNPLKQNYGHIKAVESLLKDIPKVKSVSIISFTMRCRFSIDPELRQIKSDELVIYDVELSEFISRKLLRLKSESPEQLFSQVQVQSIYDQLIQANVTDSEIRKLHIEKITSTTKNR
- a CDS encoding MrcB family domain-containing protein; translation: MPLPEAITQIFKRKQKSYKMVLILSLIEELRATSQDRVSYDRVKERFLNYFLAKQERGHRVDQPPGRELWKDAPKSQLKDIINSPINALSHILFVNSEDNTIGFHSQIQRQLGEEELSQLEQIANEELDSYNAALQRFSLQSYLERIMAEYGTAKNETFAEHALGTLFRRTLPSELKALPFIDEQYKVQGSVGQGNWATVPWLAILDKRITETTQHGEYVVYLFAEDMSAVYLTFNQGVTVPIQQKGRKEGYAFLRNRTQEIRELLTLSNMNKDENIRLVNSGLGQDYQVSTVAYIKYERGSVPNDEQLIQDLGNVIEDYRLYVETVSSTDEEANDEEVELLPQAAEPLKDEQVTSILHQIQAHIRRQGFFFPEHLIENFYLSLKAKPFVILAGISGTGKTRLVKLFAEAMGATRDNGQFSLIPVRPDWSDPADLLGYKDLSGRFQPGPITKVLVDARQPENRHKPYFICLDEMNLARVEHYFSDMLSVLETQEWREGAIQTQDLISPTLLDTPEDQQTYGGLGIAENVFLIGTVNMDETTHPFSKKVLDRANTLEFNYINLQQYPDQSEQVEANEGPDAAELNHLFLRSDYLQLVDAYDVNKELVVRTTERLVKINALLEDIHANVGFRVRDAICFYMIYNDRYKLMSEEEAFDWQLLQKILPRIQGSHSSVRRVLLNLIKGAIGNGAGVTVDIDDLMEDAAPLYLKWATGKTPPVAKHPQSARKLAFMLRRLEEDGFTSFWIS
- a CDS encoding restriction endonuclease-like protein, yielding MDLPHSGSLNGTVELLRVETELFTLFLQGRPYHPTVETLQLHRSSSQEWVNTQLGLDCSERLGNVQIKVFSPEISGMVDWQPGESVFPCFYETQSYELVIQNKSADSLSFYHENVLLRQAVKPLGESILAGVLNFGNEVGLTEWEVRSKGQTVLRVEMEIFPSKMDYKLDYQNILNEVNAQIYNLAFDFLRRTYQLTGLRETQHQSLTEFFTILQHVFRQLLDAVERINKNPNYALLQDRRLVDANRVKKAGRENIRELAKHPERLREDTDHGFLTIGSRNYTATHLIETRKRLAYDTNENRFIRWMLERIHGKLKELKGRWKQNSRTPDPLLIKRLDAMLTQLERVLKMDFLREAGVLKQMSVTLVLQMAPGYREVYRCYLMLLKGLSIQGDLFRLSMKDVAQLYEYWCFLKLNQLLGQKYKLVKQDIIKVNRNGIFVTLDRSQSAKMVYENPVNGEQFILYYNTIPGSDKTPTLSQRPDNVLTLKKKDAGRVKEYKYVFDAKYRLNPAYEGTSYHQKYGQPGPEEDDINTMHRYRDAIVYQEKGSGEYERSMFGAYVLFPYPDEERYKAHHFYKSIDLLNIGALPFLPNSTSLVEQFLDEIIQDSPEKAFERSTRPRGTKEYYANQLAGKNVLVGSVRGPGQVEVALKHSFYHVPLKNLSDVKILTQLEYVAMCQSRNKFTDPAETGIHWVGKVADWKIVRRKEIKEVPCRPGTEEDLYVRFTVEEWKRLAAPIALGGQGIYTVLYTSKYILDRALEIAELRLETEEALREWREKRRKGRVQVKLDHEQYVDLGKVVEVRNI